Proteins from a genomic interval of Spea bombifrons isolate aSpeBom1 chromosome 4, aSpeBom1.2.pri, whole genome shotgun sequence:
- the DUOXA2 gene encoding dual oxidase maturation factor 2 → MAFYNGIYPFYPQERMPYVFSVDYIIIIIVFLVFALAFVLIVLGIRGKARISWSCRILTSLFIGSVTVAVNFTSDWEVGSVNTTTTYKSFSNAVVNADVGLHVGLKGINVTLRGKPIHQINETINYNEQFIWSFGQDFNEYYKEGLKRGLPNPILYVAEKFTQNNPCGLFAQYRISGHYASACMWVAFCSWIISNVLFSMAVFIYGAYMILLTAAFMIFSLVSFATVRNVAFCGIQFGKESLKTDFAGSFWLTLATGLLCFFIGVTLIILNYFVPEKLKMFFNMTDEEEEEDRPLEIYSNKSCIHITEQNPV, encoded by the exons atggcATTTTACAATGGAATATACCCTTTTTATCCCCAAGAAAGAATGCCATATGTTTTCAGTGTGGattacatcatcatcatcattgtcTTTTTGGTGTTTGCTTTGGCTTTTGTCCTTATTGTGCTTGGAATAAGAGGGAAAGCG AGGATTTCCTGGTCGTGCAGAATTTTAACAAGTCTGTTCATTGGGTCTGTAACTGTGG CTGTTAACTTCACTTCAGACTGGGAAGTTGGTTCCGTCAATACTACAACTACTTACAAATCGTTCAGTAATGCTGTGGTGAATGCGGACGTTGGACTACATGTTGGACTCAAAGGCATTAATGTCACTCTTAGAG GAAAGCCGATCCATCAGATCAATGAAACTATAAATTACAATGAACAATTTATTTGGAGTTTTGGACAAGATTTCAATGAATATTACAAAGAAGGACTTAAAAGAGGACTCCCAAACCCAATCTTATATGTGGCAGAAAAATTTACCCAAAATAACCCATGTGGATTGTTTGCCCAGTATAGAATATCTGGACATTATGCTTCTGCATGTATGTG GGTGGCATTTTGCTCATGGATTATCTCCAATGTTCTTTTTTCTATGGCGGTATTCATATATGGAGCTTACATGATCCTCCTGACAGCAGCATTTATGATTTTCTCATTAGTTTCTTTTGCAACTGTAAGAAATGTAGCATTTTGTGGCATACAGTTTGGAAAGGAGTCTCTGAAAACTGACTTTGCAGGATCTTTTTGGCTCACTTTGGCAACAG GtctcctttgtttttttattggggTGACATTAATCATACTGAATTATTTTGTTCCTGAGAAACTGAAGATGTTTTTTAACATGactgatgaagaagaagaggaagataggCCTTTAGAAATATACAGCAATAAAAGCTGCATACATATTACAGAACAAAATCCTGTGTAA